Proteins from a genomic interval of Collinsella sp. zg1085:
- a CDS encoding hemolysin family protein: MDIFIAISVTLLLTLLNGYFSMSEMALTTAKRTTLEQDVEEGDVRAAIALELASNSTDFLATIQVAITLVGFFSATVSSSTLSQPLAAWLSSFDIEVLTSAAPFAAPIFITLVVSFLSIVIGELVPKRIGLADATSTAKSVAGTIATFRRLARPLVWLTQASANGLSALFGIKSADDRQNISEEEIKYIISEQDSLLEEEKRIIHEVFDLGDAVAREVMIPRVDVTMVADDMPVVDVLDLMLSTGFSRLPIYHDDTDQIVGIAHIKDLVKLTRDAAHNHEPVGRHIRDAMFVPDTKDILPLLSEMQTAHEQIVVVVDEYGGTAGIITIEDIVEEIVGEIEDEFDPDNKYLTRLSRREWLVDGRLSCDDAIDLGWPLEESDDFETIAGWILELSDSVPDPGEIFVVEGYKFKVQSMRGQRISLIRVTAPEDMALREPAANDAGSDGIIKASVSASVDEAAASPRA; this comes from the coding sequence ATGGACATATTCATTGCAATTTCGGTAACTCTATTGTTAACCCTGCTCAATGGTTACTTTTCAATGAGTGAGATGGCTCTCACAACTGCCAAGCGAACAACGCTTGAGCAAGACGTTGAAGAAGGTGATGTTCGAGCTGCTATTGCGCTTGAGCTCGCCAGCAATTCAACAGATTTTTTGGCAACCATTCAGGTGGCTATTACGCTAGTAGGGTTTTTCTCGGCAACGGTTTCGTCAAGCACACTTTCGCAGCCTCTTGCTGCATGGCTTTCAAGCTTTGACATTGAGGTACTTACGTCCGCGGCTCCGTTTGCTGCGCCTATTTTCATTACATTAGTAGTTTCGTTTTTATCCATCGTTATTGGTGAGCTGGTGCCCAAGCGCATCGGCCTTGCCGACGCAACGAGTACAGCAAAGTCAGTAGCAGGCACTATTGCAACGTTTCGCCGACTTGCGCGCCCACTTGTCTGGCTTACCCAGGCAAGTGCAAATGGTCTATCAGCGTTGTTTGGCATTAAGAGTGCCGATGACCGCCAAAACATTTCTGAAGAGGAAATTAAATACATTATTAGCGAGCAGGATAGCTTGCTTGAAGAGGAGAAACGCATTATCCATGAGGTCTTTGACCTAGGGGATGCAGTGGCACGTGAGGTGATGATTCCACGCGTCGATGTCACCATGGTGGCAGATGATATGCCGGTGGTTGATGTGCTTGACCTTATGCTGTCTACCGGCTTTAGTCGGTTGCCAATCTATCACGATGATACCGACCAAATTGTAGGAATTGCCCACATCAAGGACTTAGTTAAGCTCACGCGCGACGCCGCGCACAACCACGAACCCGTTGGTCGGCATATCCGCGATGCCATGTTTGTGCCGGATACCAAAGATATCCTGCCGCTTTTATCCGAGATGCAAACAGCGCATGAACAAATCGTGGTGGTTGTTGATGAGTATGGTGGCACGGCAGGGATTATTACTATTGAAGACATCGTTGAAGAAATTGTTGGTGAGATTGAAGACGAGTTTGACCCTGATAATAAGTACCTCACGCGTCTTTCCCGACGTGAATGGCTCGTTGATGGCCGCCTAAGCTGCGATGATGCCATCGATTTAGGTTGGCCGCTTGAAGAAAGTGATGACTTTGAAACAATTGCCGGCTGGATTTTAGAGCTCTCAGATTCTGTCCCTGACCCAGGAGAGATATTTGTGGTTGAGGGCTATAAATTCAAAGTTCAGTCTATGCGGGGTCAGCGTATTTCGCTGATTCGCGTGACAGCTCCCGAAGATATGGCGCTTCGAGAGCCTGCTGCCAACGATGCAGGTAGTGATGGTATCATCAAAGCCAGCGTATCTGCGTCTGTTGATGAGGCAGCCGCTTCGCCACGTGCCTGA
- a CDS encoding YtxH domain-containing protein, translating to MSKGFGFFAGAALGALAGTVIGILVAPRPGSETRAMAADIANDAWDSARDMYEQGVDTARAAANDFAPIVDAKTDELRAKVDLARDRMDQLREQLNDAINASGVTPAADVVVEAHVENTGDAQEENQASEAGAANTEA from the coding sequence ATGAGTAAGGGTTTTGGTTTTTTTGCAGGAGCCGCATTAGGAGCCTTGGCAGGTACCGTCATTGGCATTCTTGTGGCACCGCGTCCTGGCTCTGAAACTCGTGCAATGGCTGCTGATATAGCAAACGATGCTTGGGATTCGGCGCGTGACATGTACGAGCAGGGTGTTGATACGGCGCGTGCTGCAGCAAATGATTTTGCTCCTATTGTCGATGCAAAAACCGATGAACTGCGTGCAAAGGTTGACCTAGCACGCGATCGCATGGATCAGCTGCGCGAGCAGTTAAATGATGCCATTAACGCAAGCGGCGTTACGCCAGCTGCTGATGTTGTAGTTGAGGCGCATGTCGAAAATACCGGAGATGCTCAGGAAGAGAATCAGGCATCTGAGGCAGGCGCTGCAAACACTGAGGCCTAA